Within the Erigeron canadensis isolate Cc75 chromosome 6, C_canadensis_v1, whole genome shotgun sequence genome, the region CGATCCATCCTTAAGCATACTTTGGTCCTCCAAATATCGTTTTTTTAGTAATATGCCATAATACTTGCTAATATCCTAAGAACACTGACAAATACTATAAATGcaccaaatgcatacaaaacgACTACAATTCACTTATAAACGGCCAAATAAGATCTGGGAAATTGGTATAAAATGAGTCACATCAAGACTTTAACAAGAGCTAACGAATGTAGGTGTTTAATGAAAGTAACAATAACGACTCTAAATCATGTTCTTTTCTTTAGGTCTTTTTCTCCAATGATTATTAATGATCGTTAGATACTATATTAGCGTCTTATGAAAGTTACAAAAGGTGGTGCTAAatcaagtttatttttttaatgggcGTTGGAGTGtaacttttttatgaaattagTATTGTCTATCTGTcgtctaaaataaaataaataaataaattgtcgTTTCAGTTGTTTTCGCTTAATATGGTATTCTCATTCATTTGTCTTTCTATTTTCTACAATGATTTATATGGTGCTTTCCATTTCTTTTTACATTTgacatatataagtataatagTGTGTTCtcacattattttatagttGTTACATGATTAGTATCCGTTTTTCCCCGTCaactattaataaaattaatcatGTAAATGATTGTTGTATTTTACATTTGTACACAACAATACATATTCGTAcacatttaaataagaaacaaaCGAATGTATTTTCTGCTTGTATAAAGTTTCTGAAAATGTTTGTCGCGCAAAGCCCggataacataaatataaataatgtttatatgtttagAATCATTGGAACCATgaaacaatttaaaatttttttttttttgaaaggtgaatttcgcttgaaaacTTCGTATCGCAATTCGACaacgagaggtctagcatacgttgtctaaACCGGATCCGTGTTAGAgtgctctctcgaagtagaaatgcttatttcaaatacccaatgggaaGAAAACTTTTTACTAATCCACCAGAAGATACAAGAATTAATAGGGATAAACTCTTgtccctcagacttgaacccgGGTATATCAAAACCAAGTCGTCATATAAGaactacctatatctcaaaCAAATAGAATAAAAAGGAAGGCATATAACATGGCATATATTTAAAGCCAAATTTACgtggagaaaaagaaaaacaaaaagtgtcaAACGGGACCAAACAGACCTTCTAACTTGAACAAAAGTCAATCAAACTTCACTTCAAGGACCAAAATTGCAAATAAAGTGTTAACATCATTAATATCAGTTGTTTTCGCTTGGTATTTACGttcatttaactttcaattttctacaattatttatattgtgctttccatttttttttattttacatatataagtataatagTGCGTTTTCATAGTTTTTTATAGTTGCTACATGATTAGTATCAGTTTTTTTCCCCGTCAACTATTcataaaattaatcatttaaatgattattatattttacatttgtaCACAACAATACATTTTCATGCACATTTAATTAGAAACAAACGAATATATCTTCCACTAATATAAAGTTTCTAAAAATGTCTCTCGAGACAAAACCTAGATACATAAATAGTTTCTAGTGAAGGAATCAAGTGAGAAtcaacatatatggtgagaactaTTGAAAAATTATCTCTAAGGGCTTTGGCCTTAGAATTAAGGGCTACGCCCGTATCCTAACAACCGTCACTATCTCTTGGAttgccgcccatcaaatccataccattctcatatgcgtccggtgacaacccctttagaatgGATAAGGCCAACACCTATACggtatccatacgttttcttaGCATATAACCCAtatgattttataaaaaaataataataataaattttggaatgggtttttcttaaaagaaaaaaaaaaaagaaaaaaaggtttcagaaaatgaaaaattaaaaaaataaaaaatcataaaaaaaaaaaggaagaaagaggAAGAAAAATTTGTGATTGTCACTGTTTTCATTGGaagtataaaacaaaaaaataaaaaggaaacagTATATACCATGGCATATATTTGAGTCAAATTTACgtggagaaaaagaaaaacaaaaagtgtcaCACGGGACCAAACACACCTTTTAAGTTGAacaaaaagttaattaaactaCACATCAAGGACCAAAATTGCAAATAAAAGCGTTAGCATACAGATTAAGTTTGTAAACCCCATTAATCTAGAaggattaaacataaaaaagagcCTCGTGGGCCGTGGCTTTGAAATCACGCTGATCTGACGGCTGCTATCGACCCAACCACCATTACAAATACAAGGTCCTGGTGGGCGTTCACTTCTATATTTCTTTCTCACAAATCAAATCTCATTCTCCacctaataataatattcaatAATTTTCTCTCTAATTTTTAGATCTTAATTATGGCTACAATCCTTAAAGTTTGGGCTCGTCAGATCTTCGATAGCAGAGGCAACCCTACCGTTGAGGTTTGTCACTCTTTTCCGTGCTTTTTTAATCGTTTTTCAGCTATTTTTTTGCTTAATCTGTTGTTCCGTTAGAtcgttgttatatatattatatatataatactccgtatattatacacacatacatataagtattattgtcattattatgattttgtgtTAGATTGCTAAATAAATATGACTGTTATTATGATGAGCAAGTTAAAACAATTTATAGTAAATCTATGCTTTAGATTAGATTGAGaatgtatataaatttgtatagaTAGTTAATAATAAGCGAGAAAATCTCGGTCCGATAATCGGTGATAGAAACCAAGTACTAGAGAAACTTAGTGTGATGGATATAGTTAGTGATGAAACTTGGTGTGATGTGATTACAGGTAGATATTACTCTTTCCGATGGGACATTAGCTCGTGCTGCTGTACCTAGCGGTGCATCCACCGGTAAGATCCGATTCTATTGAAATGTAGTTGGAGTGATAGTTGTATTTTGACGATacgattttttatatatatatattttttatgtaggTATCTACGAGGCTCTTGAACTAAGAGATGGAGGATCAGACTACCTCGGAAAAGGTGTCTCCAAGGTTAGACCTATTTTGCGGATACTACtgtatttgtttgtttgtttgttaatgAGAGATCTAAGATGCTGATGTAGAATTACATTTGATTTTAGGCTGTCGCAAACGTTAACACAATTATCGGCCCTGCCCTTGTTGGAAAGGTTTGTTTGTCGAACTTATCTTTATTCCTTtgctttttatatttgtattagtGTATTAAGTTTAGAGATTAGTATGTCCGTTTTGCAGAATGATTTGAAcgtatatatcttttatatgttACAGGACCCAACCGATCAGGCCGGTATCGATAACTTCATGGTTCAACAACTCGATGGAACTCAGAACGAATGGGGCTGGTGCAAGCAAAAGGTAATATGATAAATTTTTACTATGTGTACATTTGATTGTTTCTGTAGTTTTTGGTGCGACTAACtcttatatgtgtatatttatGTTGTTTAGCTTGGAGCAAATGCCATCTTGGCTGTTTCTCTTGCACTTTGCAAGGCCGGGGCTAGTGTCCTCAAGATCCCACTTTACAAGGTAACTTTAAATCTGTAGGAATGTATTACCATATGCTCTTGCGATTGATTTCCTTCACTTGAATGATGCTAGGGTTTACTTTTTATATGACGAATTTTGTATCTGTGCTGGATGtgtttatattcaaattttatCTGATTGAAGTGGTATGTTAGTCTTATGTTTACTGTAAACTTGCTGAGTGCAGCATATTGCCAACTTGGCCGGCAACAAGAACTTGGTTTTGCCAGTACCTGCATTCAACGTCATAAATGGTGGATCACATGCTGGAAACAAGCTTGCCATGCAGGTTTATACATGTCTTGATTATGCTCTACATTTGTGTACATCTGTAATCTCTTAATCAAGAGATTCTCACAAGCTTTACTTTTTCAGGAGTTTATGATTCTCCCAATCGGTGCCTCAAGCTTTAAGGAAGCCATGAAGATGGGCGTTGAAGTATACCACAACTTGAAGGTGAGTATCGATTATTCTGCATCTGTTAAagattttcaatattcattattttttttgtgtacTAATTATATAATACTCTGATCCCAGTCTGTGATCAAGAAGAAGTATGGTCAGGATGCAACTAATGTTGGTGATGAAGGTGGCTTTGCTCCTAACATCCAGGTGAAGCACTATTTATCATGTGTTTTTTAGGTCTCCTCTTTTCTAGTTTGTATCTGTTTCTAACTTAAGTTTGTTTCTTGGAATTTCAGGAAAACAAGGAGGGTCTTGAATTGCTCAAGACAGCAATTGCTAAAGCTGGATACACCGATAAGGTAATTGTTAAGTCGCTCTTATAAATGGCTTTTTcgtttattttcctttttactaTTTAAAGTAAGTTTTATTTTCTAGTATAGAAATGTTATCTATGTGTTACATCCCTATAGGTTGTCATTGGAATGGATGTTGCTGCATCTGAATTCTATGGGGAGAAGGACAAGACCTATGATCTGAACTTCAAGGAAGAGGTAAAATTGCTCACTCTGTTAATCTGTTATATTGACTTAAGAAGATGCCTAGAAGATTGAACGTGGGAAATAAGTCAATAACCAGTAGAGTGGCTGTTTGATATATTTGCATACTTAAGAAATCAATTtcgtatataaaaaatatattttcaatcaaTATATACAGAACAACAATGGCAAAGAGAAGATTTCAGGAGAGCAACTCAAAGATCTTTACAAGTCATTTGTGAGCGAGTACCCTATTGTGTCTATTGAGGATCCCTTTGACCAAGACGACTGGGAGCACTATGCGAAGATGACCGCTGAATGTGGTGAACAAGTACAAATTGTGGGAGATGATCTTCTGGTCACCAACCCAACGGTTAGATTCTACCCATTTATTAATTTAGCATATAATCACTGACAGCGTCTCTAATCAGTTCCTGACCTGTATTTACAGAGAGTTAAGAAAGCAATTGACGAGAAGACATGCAATGCTCTTCTTCTTAAggtatttaaatatttataatctaGAGGAACCGAGGCTTGGATGATGCTCTGTTCTTTACACTTCTTTTCTGGTCACCATTTTTAGGTCAACCAAATTGGGTCTGTTACCGAGAGTATTGAAGCTGTCAAAATGTCCAAACATGCTGGATGGGGTGTGATGGCCAGTCACCGCAGGTATGAACATAGTTCTGAATTTTCTTGATCTTCGAGTACTTTCTTTTCTCCATGTTGAATTCAACATTATTTATGGTTTTGTACTTGCAGTGGTGAGACCGAGGACACATTCATTGCTGATCTCTCTGTTGGTTTGGCAACGGTAATAAGCAACTTTAACTGAAAATT harbors:
- the LOC122602735 gene encoding enolase 1, producing MATILKVWARQIFDSRGNPTVEVDITLSDGTLARAAVPSGASTGIYEALELRDGGSDYLGKGVSKAVANVNTIIGPALVGKDPTDQAGIDNFMVQQLDGTQNEWGWCKQKLGANAILAVSLALCKAGASVLKIPLYKHIANLAGNKNLVLPVPAFNVINGGSHAGNKLAMQEFMILPIGASSFKEAMKMGVEVYHNLKSVIKKKYGQDATNVGDEGGFAPNIQENKEGLELLKTAIAKAGYTDKVVIGMDVAASEFYGEKDKTYDLNFKEENNNGKEKISGEQLKDLYKSFVSEYPIVSIEDPFDQDDWEHYAKMTAECGEQVQIVGDDLLVTNPTRVKKAIDEKTCNALLLKVNQIGSVTESIEAVKMSKHAGWGVMASHRSGETEDTFIADLSVGLATGQIKTGAPCRSERLAKYNQLLRIEEELGSEAVYAGANFRKPVEPY